From a region of the Phaeodactylum tricornutum CCAP 1055/1 chromosome 4, whole genome shotgun sequence genome:
- a CDS encoding predicted protein: MSGVEAEDAKKEVAECEKEIGTIKALLRGLGPAPEDESESNEFKVAFLKVEGLPEEAKPVLKLQISSPVEEATLSEIFDPLAEDTSKMMAVFRAVETNQATMSIEASDADIPLGNAEEVYDLGPLTKFDGMDPKKEYVNELSVKIVPEDGEVAICTVQLRVTYVPSNKDKREELYEQLNKTSQRKAQAVNKLRQVALAASRDAPAGSAGQNKKPAVKPGFLNKPNKEPTKMEAWYNRTLGPDSLLRKLFPVAKNYVLFFGIVGVFHFKGQALALPPPV; this comes from the exons ATGAGTGGTGTAGAAGCTGAAGATGCCAAGAAGGAGGTCGCCGAGtgcgaaaaagaaatcggCACCATCAAAGCTCTTTTGCGTGGTTTGGGACCGGCCCCAGAAGACGAGTCGGAATCGAATGAGTTCAAAGTCGCTTTCCTCAAG GTGGAAGGATTACccgaagaagccaagccTGTGTTGAAATTACAGATTTCGTCACCGGTGGAGGAGGCCACACTGTCGGAAATCTTTGACCCACTCGCCGAGGATACCAGCAAAATGATGGCCGTTTTTCGCGCCGTAGAAACAAACCAAGCGACCATGTCGATTGAAGCCTCGGATGCGGATATTCCTCTCGGAAATGCGGAGGAAGTATACGATCTCGGTCCGCTGACGAAATTTGACGGAATGGATCCGAAGAAAGAGTACGTGAACGAACTTTCGGTGAAAATCGTCCCGGAAGACGGCGAGGTAGCAATTTGTACTGTTCAGCTTCGTGTCACATACGTTCCCTCGAATAAGGACAAGCGCGAGGAGCTGTATGAACAATTGAACAAAACTAGTCAGCGAAAGGCGCAAGCCGTCAACAAACTCCGTCAAGTGGCGCTCGCTGCTAGTCGTGATGCTCCTGCGGGGTCCGCCGGTCAAAATAAAAAGCCCGCTGTCAAACCAGGCTTTTTGAATAAACCGAACAAGGAACCAACGAAAATGGAGGCTTGGTACAACCGAACACTGGGTCCCGACTCGCTGCTTCGCAAGCTGTTCCCCGTAGCGAAGAATTATGtgcttttctttggaattgtGGGTGTCTTTCATTTCAAAGGACAAGCTCTTGCACTTCCACCGCCGGTGTAA
- a CDS encoding predicted protein, whose protein sequence is MPATQNGQDEKWIDNMIELLLSARNKKPGTPVDISVQDATQLCTQARDVFMSQPMLLELGAPIKICGDIHGQYTDLLRLFEYGGFPPEANYLFLGDYVDRGKQSLEVVCLLFAYKIKYPENFFLLRGNHECAGINRIYGFYDECRRRFSVKMWKQFCNTFNCLPCTAVIDDKIICMHGGLSPELSQMEQIANIARPCDVPDTGLLCDILWADPDPSITGWGENDRGVSFTFGGDVVRQFLRRHDLDLVVRAHQVVEDGYEFFAGRELVTVFSAPNYCGEFDNAGAMMTVDDTLMCSFQILKPASAAQQRSAFGSGRTGTPGRGAGGR, encoded by the exons ATGCCGGCTACTCAAAATGGACAAGACGAGAAGTGGATCGACAACATGATTGAGCTGCTCTTATCGGCCCGGAACAAAAAGCCGGGCACACCGGTCGACATTTCCGTTCAGGACGCCACTCAGCTCTGTACGCAGGCCAGGGACGTCTTTATGAGTCAACCCATGCTGCTGGAGCTTGGTGCACCTATCAAAATTTGTGGCGATATCCACGGACAGTATACGGACTTACTACGCCTTTTCGAGTACGGTGGATTTCCTCCCGAA GCAAATTACCTTTTTTTGGGAGACTACGTGGATCGGGGCAAGCAATCGCTCGAGGTTGTTTGCCTGCTCTTTGCCTACAAAATCAAATATCCGGAAAACTTTTTCCTGTTGCGCGGCAACCATGAATGCGCCGGCATCAACCGCATTTACGGATTCTACGACGAATGCCGTCGTCGCTTTTCTGTCAAAATGTGGAAGCAATTTTGCAACACCTTTAACTGCTTGCCCTGTACGGCGGTGATTGACGACAAGATTATTTGTATGCACGGCGGTCTTTCTCCCGAGTTAAGTCAAATGGAGCAAATTGCTAATATTGCGCGTCCGTGTGACGTGCCCGATACCGGACTCCTGTGTGATATACTTTGGGCCGACCCTGATCCTAGTATTACG GGATGGGGCGAGAATGACCGTGGCGTATCGTTCACCTTTGGTGGCGACGTTGTTCGCCAGTTCCTTCGTCGACACGACTTGGATTTGGTCGTACGAGCACATCAAGTAGTAGAGGACGGATACGAATTTTTTGCCGGTCGAGAACTTGTGACAGTATTTTCGGCTCCGAATTATTGTGGAGAGTTTGACAATGCCGGAGCCATGATGACCGTGGACGATACGCTGATGTGCTCGTTCCAGATTTTGAAACCAGCGAGTGCTGCACAGCAGCGTAGTGCCTTTGGTAGTGGACGTACGGGAACGCCCGGGCGAGGAGCCGGCGGCCGATGA
- the UBA3 gene encoding ubiquitin-activating enzyme E1, protein 3 (Nedd8 activating enzyme putative, homolog to fungal UbaC) codes for MAGNDLDNLKPMEVDTRRSSENARGIRGSLLTLLSRPSPFGNETGPLACGEFEPLPKLSSCYATTASDHESPLTKAKILVVGAGGLGCEILKNLAMSGVRDVDVIDLDSIDVTNLNRQFLFRQRDVGTSKAKTAAAFINERCPWMSVTAHHGMIQDKEPSFYSSFDCIISGLDNVEARRWLNATVVGLVEFDDDGDMDPASIIPIIDGGTEGFSGQARFILPRITSCFECTIDAFPPQIAFPLCTIAETPRKPEHCIAYASILQWPREFHDKKLDSDDPDDMKWVYEKALERAKQYNIDGVTYMLTMGVVKNIIPAVASTNAIIAAACVNEAIKYITFCSQNLNSYMMYMGSEGVHCHTFAYEQKDDCPVCTSTVQKMTISKTTTLNELLQEFRAGPLRLKSPSLVSSGGKTLYMQKPPALEKATRSNLDKPVSSLVESGEELTVTDPLLESIAVGVSITFE; via the exons ATGGCTGGAAACGACCTGGACAATTTGAAACCTATG GAAGTTGACACTAGAAGATCGTCTGAAAATGCTAGGGGTATACGTGGGTCTCTACTGACCCTTCTCAGCCGCCCGTCGCCTTTCGGAAACGAGACTGGACCATTGGCATGTGGCGAGTTTGAACCGCTTCCGAAACTAAGTTCCTGTTACGCTACTACAGCTTCTGACCATGAATCCCCTTTGACGAAAGCCAAAattctcgtcgtcggtgcTGGAGGGTTGGGTTGTGAAATTCTCAAGAATCTTGCGATGTCCGGCGTGAGAGATGTGGACGTAATTGATCTTGATTCAATCGACGTGACCAATCTAAATCGTCAGTTCTTATTCCGTCAACGAGATGTCGGCACATCAAAGGCGAAAACCGCAGCTGCTTTCATCAACGAGCGCTGCCCTTGGATGAGCGTTACAGCTCACCACGGTATGATTCAGGACAAGGAGCCGTCGTTCTACTCCTCCTTTGATTGTATCATATCGGGACTCGACAACGTTGAAGCTCGTCGTTGGCTCAACGCGACTGTGGTCGGACTCGTAGAGTTCGATGACGACGGCGATATGGATCCAGCCTCAATCATTCCGATTATTGATGGCGGAACGGAAGGATTTTCAGGACAAGCTCGTTTTATCCTGCCGCGTATCACGAGCTGCTTTGAGTGTACAATCGATGCTTTTCCGCCACAAATTGCTTTTCCGTTATGCACGATTGCCGAGACTCCACGCAAACCGGAACATTGCATTGCATACGCGTCAATTCTTCAATGGCCGAGAGAATTTCACGATAAGAAGCTCGACAGTGATGATCCGGATGACATGAAGTGGGTCTACGAAAAGGCGTTGGAGCGAGCAAAGCAGTACAACATTGACGGGGTTACATATATGCTAACCATGGGCGTAGTCAAGAATATAATTCCTGCCGTTGCGAGTACCAACGCAATCATTGCGGCGGCGTGCGTGAATGAGGCGATAAAATACATCACCTTTTGCTCACAGAATCTCAACTCATACATGATGTACATGGGGTCTGAGGGTGTTCATTGTCACACGTTTGCATACGAGCAAAAAGATGATTGCCCGGTTTGTACCTCGACTGTGCAAAAAATGACAATTTCTAAGACAACTACGCTGAACGAGCTATTGCAAGAGTTTCGCGCGGGTCCCTTGCGTCTGAAATCGCCAAGCCTCGTCAGTTCAGGCGGAAAGACGCTTTACATGCAAAAGCCTCCAGCCCTAGAAAAAGCGACTCGATCAAATTTAGACAAGCCGGTGTCGTCCCTTGTGGAATCTGGTGAAGAGTTGACTGTAACAGATCCCCTGCTTGAGAGCATTGCAGTTGGGGTGTCAATTACGTTTGAATAA
- a CDS encoding predicted protein: MVPSGDAFEISNSRDQDESQLPFHFQLVPSVLLGLPQEERKVFLSGGIDFKTSTARKLPGSRRVHGGCIQRPPTMAGTNANGKGGLTVNAPTSGTGSPTPTNYRSFQDDSHTGDGDPGNAHTDSSGGHRSLVARRGGPPRTSPHAHVADDSHRGFSTSIHDAYSATEHERVDCCSFTCCGVLQSDRDRYLLQGVTPPGVGHRVVVHVLLPLAILGAAGYGAMHIANVRINQMYSTVLVFTMLFYVLALCYKGRSKRIEVRKDLLWTKYQISESSQNTDLAVLWEQERPEDEEEARDLSTYYLGQSRRDFSSAHPCCLVGCYPEDRNLNQEVASSLEHNLCGALWDFFCFPICGMHVQLCGMCALAQEAREVEQVLLPPSYRRIDYITMQAYADYYPAIYLDKWAEAPLRRSWFRIPPLSRLSIRLLQAALIVAALLLVWALVANLYWHKIYRTNNKSHVFNLADYGIFIATVMQSGGLLMILVFFTNLPKKSELSLDALVKYFASGFVLSVTLAVFWEMVIGLALKTFVAFILIVAGVDVVDDPGSNGTYTFGIGFGPSLLSNTSRHLAAEADPRNFLDVFGNEHPVFYTMMLMLEAFLMAAFVEELCKYFGYRMVEHPDFLTKDDLDQAMSVAHDEPSEEVEDGHPRQHRECQDYSFQRKSLQAQGAAITLAMIAVAIGFTCCENLVYIFVYSGESVKAELTVLIARSCFPVHPISAALQSLGVVRRDLEADRSRALGRIILPAVLLHGGYDFFIMWIDFLSRRHGVDADENPTALLVSLIVSASAMLVALTWYFRESKLQRERLAAIDQISNVDRSRLL; encoded by the coding sequence ATGGTACCATCCGGGGACGCCTTCGAAATCTCGAACTCTCGAGACCAAGACGAAAGCCAATTGCCGTTCCATTTCCAACTCGTTCCGAGTGTGTTGCTGGGACTTCCCCAAGAGGAAAGGAAAGTCTTCCTTTCCGGTGGAATTGACTTCAAAACTAGTACGGCGCGAAAGCTTCCCGGGAGTCGCCGAGTCCACGGTGGGTGCATACAACGTCCCCCCACGATGGCCGGAACGAATGCGAACGGCAAGGGgggattgacagtgaacgctCCGACGAGTGGCACCGGTAGTCCAACCCCTACCAACTATCGTTCCTTTCAAGACGATAGCCACACCGGAGATGGAGACCCCGGTAACGCCCACACGGACTCTAGCGGAGGACATCGATCTCTCGTGGCGCGTCGGGGTGGACCTCCCCGGACGTCCCCCCACGCGCACGTCGCCGACGATTCTCATCGTGGCTTTTCCACTTCCATTCACGATGCCTATAGTGCGACCGAACACGAACGGGTCGATTGCTGTTCCTTTACGTGTTGTGGAGTGTTACAGTCGGATCGGGATCGGTACTTGCTACAGGGTGTGACGCCACCGGGTGTGGGCCACCGCGTGGTGGTGCACGTCTTGTTGCCGTTGGCTATTTTGGGGGCCGCTGGATACGGTGCCATGCACATTGCCAATGTCCGTATCAACCAGATGTACTCCACAGTCCTGGTCTTTACGATGCTTTTCTACGTGCTTGCGCTGTGTTACAAGGGACGGTCCAAGCGTATCGAAGTACGTAAGGATTTGCTGTGGACCAAGTATCAAATCTCCGAAAGTAGTCAAAACACCGATTTAGCGGTACTTTGGGAACAAGAGCGaccggaagacgaggaagaggctAGGGATTTGTCCACCTATTATTTGGGACAGTCCCGACGAGATTTTTCCTCGGCACATCCGTGTTGCTTGGTGGGATGTTACCCCGAAGACCGGAATCTCAATCAGGAAGTGGCTTCGTCTTTGGAACACAATTTGTGTGGCGCGCTATGGgatttcttttgctttcccATTTGCGGCATGCACGTTCAGCTCTGTGGGATGTGCGCACTCGCCCAGGAAGCCCGAGAAGTGGAACAGGTTTTGCTTCCGCCATCCTACCGGCGTATTGACTACATCACGATGCAAGCCTACGCTGACTACTATCCCGCAATTTATCTCGACAAGTGGGCCGAAGCTCCATTAAGACGTAGCTGGTTTCGTATACCGCCGTTGTCTCGACTTTCGATACGGTTGTTGCAAGCGGCGCTGATTGTCGCAGCTCTCTTGTTGGTGTGGGCGCTCGTAGCGAATTTGTATTGGCACAAAATCTATCGAACCAACAACAAATCACACGTCTTCAATCTGGCCGACTACGGCATTTTCATCGCAACTGTGATGCAATCTGGCGGATTGCTTATGATCCTTGTGTTTTTCACCAACCTGCCCAAAAAATCGGAGCTATCCTTGGACGCCTTGGTCAAGTATTTTGCTTCCGGCTTTGTTCTGTCAGTGACGCTGGCCGTGTTTTGGGAAATGGTAATTGGCCTGGCGCTCAAGACTTTTGTCGCGTTCATTTTGATCGTCGCTGGTGTCGATGTGGTGGACGATCCGGGAAGTAACGGGACGTACACCTTTGGTATCGGATTTGGTCCATCACTGCTTTCGAATACTTCGCGGCATCTAGCGGCGGAAGCGGACCCTCGGAACTTTCTGGACGTCTTTGGTAACGAGCATCCGGTCTTTTACACGATGATGTTGATGCTTGAGGCTTTCCTCATGGCCGCCTTTGTCGAAGAACTGTGTAAATACTTTGGGTACCGCATGGTGGAGCATCCGGACTTTTTGACCAAGGACGATTTGGACCAAGCCATGTCGGTAGCTCATGACGAACCAAgcgaagaagtcgaagacgGGCACCCTCGACAACATCGGGAGTGCCAAGATTACAGCTTTCAACGCAAATCACTGCAGGCCCAAGGTGCCGCAATAACACTCGCCATGATTGCGGTTGCTATTGGGTTTACTTGCTGCGAAAATTTAGTGTACATCTTTGTTTACAGTGGAGAGTCAGTGAAGGCGGAACTGACCGTTCTTATTGCTCGTTCCTGCTTTCCCGTCCATCCCATCAGTGCTGCGTTGCAAAGTTTAGGTGTGGTCCGGCGTGATTTGGAAGCGGATCGATCCAGAGCGCTGGGTCGTATTATCTTACctgctgttcttcttcacgGCGGCTACGACTTTTTCATAATGTGGATTGACTTTTTATCAAGACGGCATGGTGTGGATGCGGACGAAAATCCCACCGCATTGCTGGTGTCCTTGATTGTATCGGCGAGTGCCATGCTCGTTGCACTGACTTGGTATTTCCGGGAGAGCAAGCTACAAAGAGAACGTCTCGCTGCCATTGACCAGATAAGCAACGTTGACCGGTCGAGACTGCTTTGA
- a CDS encoding predicted protein: MIVLSPSVMLSKLTPLKSILCLIKTPVCFGIAVSDPYLSSASAIADVERISQVESIIQNHGGVGAMAFALPLRNSLDDELRQGGLHAIRKKMLCREGWNVPIGVVIEEQLSLEEAIQIAEEDPDQWDDIDFADKSLSTEAAIALNHFLWIQTGGWRTNTFG, encoded by the coding sequence ATGATTGTTTTATCTCCAAGTGTTATGCTGTCCAAGCTGACGCCTCTGAAAAGCATTCTGTGTCTAATAAAAACGCCCGTTTGCTTTGGAATCGCTGTATCCGATCCTTACCTGTCCTCGGCTAGTGCTATAGCAGACGTCGAAAGGATATCACAAGTCGAGAGCATCATTCAAAATCACGGTGGGGTGGGGGCTATGGCATTTGCGCTTCCGCTAAGAAATTCATTGGACGATGAGCTCCGCCAAGGAGGCCTGCACGCTATTCGCAAGAAAATGCTATGTCGCGAGGGCTGGAATGTTCCGATTGGAGTCGTCATCGAGGAGCAACTTTCGCTTGAAGAAGCAATACAAATCGCGGAGGAAGATCCCGATCAGTGGGACGATATAGATTTTGCAGACAAATCTCTGTCGACGGAAGCTGCTATTGCACTCAACCATTTTCTGTGGATTCAAACGGGGGGATGGCGAACTAACACCTTTGGTTGA
- a CDS encoding predicted protein has protein sequence MDPQNNDLSQSLTGSMGGGADDNASQTSQRSGASLLQRIQMQRNREAQEQSSSSSNTYNLHARPAQQIQVPQYNPGPSQENFAGGGPVSEPGNNLFSSAWNNISTSVESGMASLQQERTGGMEASDALLAPSSQNEHGDEEYSMSKYFLTFVRDVNGLFYSLPMWARVVVVIMLLYVAVKLL, from the coding sequence ATGGACCCGCAAAACAATGATCTAAGTCAGTCGTTGACCGGTTCAATGGGTGGAGGCGCGGATGACAACGCTTCGCAGACCTCGCAGCGATCTGGTGCGTCGTTGTTGCAGCGAATTCAAATGCAACGCAATCGCGAAGCGCAGGAACAATCCTCAAGCAGTTCCAACACATACAACCTCCATGCCCGGCCTGCTCAGCAAATTCAAGTGCCTCAATACAATCCGGGACCGAGTCAAGAAAATTTTGCCGGCGGAGGGCCTGTCTCAGAGCCTGGCAACAATCTCTTTTCGTCGGCGTGGAACAACATAAGTACCAGCGTAGAATCTGGCATGGCCTCGCTTCAGCAAGAGCGTACTGGCGGAATGGAAGCGAGTGATGCTTTGTTGGCGCCTTCCTCGCAAAACGAACATGGCGACGAAGAATACAGCATGTCGAAATATTTTTTGACCTTTGTCCGGGATGTCAACGGCCTGTTTTATTCCTTGCCTATGTGGGCCAGAGTCGTGGTTGTGATCATGCTCCTTTACGTGGCCGTCAAGCTGCTGTAG
- a CDS encoding predicted protein produces ESVCVVTSDGRIIVGILTGYDQVQNLILNDAHERVYSVDADVEEVPLGLYVVRGDNVCLVAEVDETKQLDSQRVPFPLPSIQQQQF; encoded by the coding sequence GAATCTGTTTGCGTTGTCACAAGTGATGGCCGAATCATTGTGGGTATATTGACGGGCTATGACCAGGTCCAAAATTTGATACTGAACGATGCGCACGAGAGGGTGTACAGTGTAGATGCCGATGTGGAGGAGGTACCGCTCGGATTATACGTTGTACGAGGAGACAATGTTTGTTTAGTCGCTGAGGTTGACGAGACGAAGCAATTAGACTCCCAACGAGTGCCTTTCCCCTTGCCAAGTATTCAACAACAGCAATTTTGA
- a CDS encoding predicted protein, translating into DYYKVLGIASRKDAQSNPALIKKAYRRRALLTHPDKTGGDRRAFDKVAKAYEVLSDDTKKQLYDRFGEKGVEQGVTGGGSTFAGFAGAEDLFRSFFGAGSRTSGTSSGNPYFPTSRRNRTVRYQLEVTLEDLYRGMSRTVRINPPDASPFSRSRYQGASAKQAKSVQIDVPRGALDGQSIVLSGEMDFDQDDTPGDLVFLLQQRQHSVFTREGHDLAMMVKISLQESICGMTRTFRHLDGRMVTIQSAQTSSGEHKTPNLIRSGDVQVLRGRGMPKDAQCTSFGDLYVQYEIETP; encoded by the coding sequence GATTATTACAAAGTTCTAGGTATTGCTTCTCGTAAGGATGCCCAGAGCAACCCGGCCCTGATCAAGAAGGCTTACCGTAGACGTGCCTTGCTAACGCATCCGGACAAGACGGGGGGAGACCGACGTGCCTTTGACAAGGTTGCCAAAGCCTACGAAGTCTTGTCCGACGATACCAAAAAACAGCTGTACGATCGTTTTGGAGAAAAAGGTGTGGAACAAGGAGTCACCGGAGGAGGCAGCACCTTTGCAGGCTTTGCCGGTGCCGAGGACCTTTTCCGTTCCTTTTTCGGTGCCGGGTCCCGCACGTCTGGGACAAGCAGCGGCAACCCTTACTTCCCAACATCACGACGTAACCGAACGGTACGATATCAACTGGAAGTGACCTTGGAAGATCTGTATCGCGGAATGTCGCGCACCGTTAGGATCAACCCTCCGGACGCCAGTCCGTTCTCGCGATCTCGATATCAGGGCGCGAGCGCTAAACAGGCCAAATCTGTACAAATTGACGTCCCCCGCGGCGCCTTGGATGGACAATCCATCGTGCTCTCTGGCGAAATGGATTTCGATCAGGACGATACTCCTGGTGACTTggtgttcttgctgcaacagCGACAACATTCGGTTTTTACCCGTGAGGGCCACGATCTCGCCATGATGGTAAAAATTTCGTTGCAAGAGTCAATTTGCGGCATGACACGCACCTTTCGACATTTGGACGGCCGCATGGTGACCATTCAATCGGCACAAACGTCCAGCGGCGAACATAAAACGCCAAATTTGATTCGGTCGGGGGATGTACAAGTACTCCGGGGACGGGGCATGCCCAAAGACGCCCAATGCACGTCTTTTGGCGACTTGTACGTTCAATACGAAATTGAAACGCCC
- a CDS encoding predicted protein — translation MVRNGNVRFAPVRTINKLPRFFFCASGFLALLVTTEIWFAPFDFNFSLLRATYAVQLETPSPLQSTDLAASHSFGFFDDIPNETWKLMRSKALAFQHYMYRNSPDIGSERPWFWYLNNLQPDFTCSHVFRVGGHGDGPKWVCDPHRLRKKEDDCLVYSFGSNGQYQFEDGLIDLIGHERCEIHVFDFGNFDRSQNAGRNIHYHKWGLGSSYDEAYNIKLKSSGRHLEILTFQETQQRLNHVNRTIDLFKIDCEWCEWSNYKDWVDVDARQILVEVHGLPSTNPATNPLNTKGSDFFNAFRENSYAMFSKELNPYNSECYEIGYIKLAKEFWKSSTEDESPTILSTRF, via the coding sequence ATGGTGCGCAATGGCAATGTAAGGTTCGCTCCGGTCCGGACTATCAACAAACTACcccgtttctttttctgtgcTTCCGGATTCCTTGCCCTCTTGGTAACGACCGAAATATGGTTCGCACCCTTCGATTTCAATTTTTCCTTGCTTCGAGCCACGTATGCCGTCCAGCTAGAGACACCCTCACCTTTGCAATCCACAGATCTTGCGGCGAGTCACagttttggctttttcgacgaTATTCCGAATGAAACCTGGAAGTTGATGCGTAGCAAAGCCTTGGCATTTCAACATTACATGTATCGAAACAGTCCCGACATCGGGTCAGAGCGGCCTTGGTTCTGGTATCTCAACAATCTGCAGCCAGATTTTACGTGCTCTCACGTCTTTCGAGTCGGAGGACACGGAGACGGTCCAAAATGGGTGTGCGATCCGCATCGGTTGCGAAAGAAAGAAGACGACTGTCTGGTTTATTCCTTCGGAAGTAACGGACAATATCAGTTCGAAGACGGCTTGATCGACTTGATCGGACACGAACGCTGCGAAATTCAtgtttttgattttggtAATTTCGATCGCTCGCAAAACGCAGGCAGGAACATTCACTACCATAAATGGGGACTTGGTAGCAGCTATGATGAGGCATACAATATCAAGCTCAAGAGCTCTGGCCGACATTTAGAAATTTTGACTTTTCAAGAGACCCAGCAACGTCTAAACCACGTGAATCGCACAATTGATCTGTTtaaaattgactgtgagtggtGTGAATGGAGTAATTATAAGGATTGGGTCGACGTGGACGCTCGGCAAATCTTGGTTGAGGTACATGGTTTGCCCTCCACAAACCCAGCAACAAATCCGTTGAACACGAAAGGATCCGATTTCTTCAACGCCTTTCGAGAAAACTCATATGCCATGTTCAGCAAAGAATTGAACCCGTACAATTCGGAATGTTACGAAATCGGTTATATCAAGTTAGCGAAGgaattttggaaatcatCGACTGAAGATGAATCTCCCACAATCTTATCAACGAGATTCTAA
- a CDS encoding predicted protein, whose amino-acid sequence MVSQREEAGHWCTARGTLWSVIAFLPFAVGTVFLSHSCTRQLPFSRQSNTRQTLTQRCLNMLAIVLRLLLYPLRWLIAWIFAGTDEFDGLSDAVTAKAAQQFVTYLQTMAKQNTTGVPGNNRTLADAWVSTGFQAAKEQALATHSLVLVYLHSPLHRESDRFCRDVLCHPLMRRFLSQPHVLALGVSIHTAQGAHLATTLQATAYPLLALLQPQSATALHMLLRAEGAAVTRMSAESLSPYLQVAWQRQQHMAAELETRRLLREQEQELRRQQDEEYQQTLLADQERERIRREEQDEILQTQREEELRQQREVEQTEQALASAKAQLGPEPESGGAVIRFVLPSGAKLNRRFASDETIATLKAFLKVHFHDSNVGIERVALSTNFPRKTYEDDSVTLAEADLTPQAVLMVQDLDA is encoded by the coding sequence ATGGTGAGTCAAAGAGAAGAAGCAGGGCATTGGTGTACAGCTCGCGGAACCTTGTGGAGCGTGATCGCCTTTTTACCATTCGCCGTTGGGACTGTGTTCCTTTCTCACTCTTGTACCCGGCAATTACCTTTTTCACGTCAGTCCAATACCCGCCAAACCCTTACCCAACGGTGTTTAAATATGCTTGCCATTGTATTGCGCCTCCTGCTGTATCCTTTGCGTTGGCTGATTGCCTGGATTTTTGCCGGCACGGACGAATTCGACGGTCTTTCCGATGCCGTCACCGCCAAGGCCGCGCAGCAGTTCGTCACGTATCTACAAACTATGGCGAAGCAGAACACTACCGGAGTACCGGGAAATAATCGAACGCTCGCGGACGCGTGGGTATCGACCGGCTTTCAAGCCGCCAAGGAGCAAGCCTTGGCTACTCATTCGCTCGTCCTCGTGTACCTGCATTCCCCGCTCCACCGCGAATCGGACCGATTTTGTCGGGACGTGCTGTGCCACCCATTGATGCGGCGATTTTTGTCCCAACCGCACGTACTCGCCCTGGGCGTCAGTATCCACACGGCGCAGGGAGCGCACTTGGCGACCACTTTGCAGGCCACGGCGTATCCGCTGTTGGCGCTGCTGCAACCGCAGTCGGCCACCGCCCTGCACATGCTGTTGCGCGCCGAAGGCGCGGCCGTGACGCGCATGTCGGCCGAATCGCTCTCGCCCTATCTGCAGGTGGcttggcaacggcaacagCACATGGCGGCGGAATTAGAAACACGGCGGTTGCTGCGGGAACAAGAACAGGAACTGCGGCGACAGCAGGACGAGGAGTACCAACAGACACTCTTGGCCGACCAGGAACGGGAGCGAATACGTCGggaagagcaagacgaaATCCTACAAACACAACGAGAGGAAGAGTTGCGGCAGCAGCGGGAAGTGGAACAAACGGAGCAGGCCTTGGCGAGTGCCAAGGCACAGCTTGGCCCTGAACCAGAATCAGGAGGTGCCGTGATTCGGTTTGTGCTGCCGAGCGGAGCAAAACTAAATCGGCGATTTGCTTCCGACGAGACTATTGCAACGCTCAAAGCATTTTTGAAGGTACATTTTCACGACAGCAATGTGGGGATTGAGCGGGTGGCACTGTCGACCAACTTTCCACGGAAAACGTACGAAGACGATAGTGTTACGTTAGCAGAGGCAGACCTTACACCCCAAGCGGTTCTAATGGTCCAAGATTTGGATGCGTAA